One Pongo abelii isolate AG06213 chromosome 12, NHGRI_mPonAbe1-v2.0_pri, whole genome shotgun sequence DNA segment encodes these proteins:
- the B3GNT2 gene encoding N-acetyllactosaminide beta-1,3-N-acetylglucosaminyltransferase 2, with product MSVGRRRIKLLGILMMANVFIYFIMEVSKSSSQEKNGKGEVIIPKEKFWKISTPPEAYWNREQEKLNRQYNPILSMLTNQTGEAGRLSNISHLNYCEPDLRVTSVVTGFNNLPDRFKDFLLYLRCRNYSLLIDQPDKCAKKPFLLLAIKSLTPHFARRQAIRESWGQESNAGNQTVVRVFLLGQTPPEDNHPDLSDMLKFESEKHQDILMWNYRDTFFNLSLKEVLFLRWVSTSCPDTEFVFKGDDDVFVNTHHILNYLNSLSKTKAKDLFIGDVIHNAGPHRDKKLKYYIPEVVYSGLYPPYAGGGGFLYSGHLALRLYRITDRVHLYPIDDVYTGMCLQKLGLVPEKHKGFRTFDIEEKNKNNICSYVDLMLVHSRKPQEMIDIWSQLQSAHLKC from the coding sequence ATGAGTGTTGGACGTCGAAGAATAAAGTTGTTGGGTATCCTGATGATGGcaaatgtcttcatttattttattatggaagTCTCCAAAAGCAGTagccaagaaaaaaatggaaaaggggAAGTAATAATACCCAAAGAGAAGTTCTGGAAGATATCTACCCCTCCCGAGGCATACTGGAACCGAGAGCAAGAGAAGCTGAACCGGCAGTACAACCCCATCCTGAGCATGCTGACCAACCAGACGGGGGAGGCGGGCAGGCTCTCCAATATAAGCCATCTGAACTACTGCGAACCTGACCTGAGGGTCACGTCGGTGGTTACGGGTTTTAACAACTTGCCGGACAGATTTAAAGACTTTCTGCTGTATTTGAGATGCCGCAATTATTCACTGCTTATAGATCAGCCGGATAAGTGTGCAAAGAAACCCTTCTTGTTGCTGGCGATTAAGTCCCTCACTCCACATTTTGCCAGAAGGCAAGCAATTCGGGAATCCTGGGGCCAAGAAAGCAACGCAGGGAACCAAACGGTGGTGCGAGTCTTCCTGCTGGGCCAGACACCCCCAGAGGACAACCACCCCGACCTTTCAGATATGCTGAAATTTGAGAGTGAGAAGCACCAAGACATTCTTATGTGGAACTACAGAGACACTTTCTTCAACTTGTCTCTGAAGGAAGTGCTGTTTCTCAGGTGGGTAAGTACTTCCTGCCCAGACACTGAGTTTGTTTTCAAGGGCGATGACGATGTTTTTGTGAACACCCATCACATCCTGAATTACTTGAATAGTTTATCCAAGACCAAAGCCAAAGATCTGTTTATAGGTGATGTGATCCACAATGCTGGACCTCATCGGGATAAGAAGCTGAAGTACTACATCCCAGAAGTTGTTtactctggcctctacccaccctATGCAGGGGGAGGGGGGTTCCTCTACTCCGGCCACCTGGCCCTGAGGCTGTACCGTATCACTGACCGGGTCCATCTCTACCCCATTGATGACGTTTATACTGGAATGTGCCTTCAGAAACTCGGCCTCGTTCCAGAGAAACACAAAGGCTTCAGGACATTTGATAttgaggagaaaaacaaaaataacatctgCTCCTATGTAGATCTGATGTTAGTACATAGTAGAAAACCTCAAGAGATGATTGATATCTGGTCTCAGTTGCAGAGTGctcatttaaaatgctaa